GGAGTATTCGTGGGGTGCAGACGACACCGGCTATCTGCCGTGGGTGCACGACGCCGTGACGGACTTGGGTGCCGAACTTCCCCAACAGTTCACCGGCGGTACCGAATTGAACATCGAGGCCGTCGCGGCGCTCGAACCGGACCTGATCCTGGCACCGTGGTCCGGCATCACGCAGGATCAGTTCGACAAGCTCAGTGCCTTCGCCCCGGTGGTTGCGTACGAGGAGCAGCCGTGGACGACTACCTGGGAAGACCAGATCACCGTGATCGGCAAGGCCATGGGTGAGGAGGAGAAAGCTGCGGAGGAGATCGACAAGATCGAGAGCCGCTTCGCGGACGCCGCCGCCCAGCATCCCGAGTACGCGGACGTGAGCTTTTCGTACATCTACAACACCGGCCCCGGCACGCTCGGCGTGTTTCTCGCCGACGAACAGCGCGTCGCGATGGTTCGCGGTCTCGGGTTGCAGGTCGATCCGGTAGTGAACACGCTCGACGAGACCGAGGGCACCGACTCGTCGGTCATCGGGTTGGAGAATGCGAATCTGCTGAACGATTCCGACTTGATCTTCACGTTCTACTCGGACCCCCAGAACCGTACCGACACCGAGAATCAGCCTGCGTACAAGCAGATTCCGGCTGTGTCCCGGGGTTCGGTCGTTGCGCCGACGGATCAGTCGTTCGTCACGGGGTCGTCCATCATCAATCCCCTGACGGTGCCGTGGGCACTGGAGCGATACGTGCCGATGATCGACGAGGCTGTCGCGAAGCTCGACGCCGGCACGTCGTCGGTCAATTGAGCGCAGCGGGACAACATGGTCTCGACTCCACGCGACTCGGGCCCACCGCCGAAAGTCCACGGTCGATCTGGCAGCCTGTGTTCCGATGACCTGGCAGCCGTAGCCTGAACAGTGCTCGAAGTTGTGTTGCATCACTGCGGTGACGGCATACTGGACTCACTCGAATCAATCTGTCGAACAACCTCTTCCAGCCCCGCACCGTGTTCTCGGTGCGGGGCTGGATTGTTTGTGTGGGCTTACGCGATGTGGGGGCCGGCTCGGGCGTGGGATTGTCGGGGTTCTCGGTACGGGTCGACGGTGGCGGGTGGGACGAACCACGGGTGGTTGTCGGCGGCGATGAACACTTCCCAGTCACTGTGGTGGATGAGTCGGTGGTGGAATCCGCACAGGAGGACGAGGTTGTTCATGTCTGTGGGTCCACCGTCGGTCCAATGCCAGATGTGATGACCCTCGGTCCACGCTGCGGGTTTGCCGCAACCAGGGAACGCGCACCCGTGATCGCGTGCAGTGAGGGCCCGCTTCTGTTTCGCGTTCACGGTGCGGGCGGTGCGGGCGAGGTTGATCGGCGATCCGTTCTCGTCCATGACGATCGCGGTGAGAAGACAATCGCAGGCGAGCTGCCGGGACGTCTCACGGGAGAGCGGTCCCATCCAGGGCAGCCACCCGACGGTGGTGCCGTCGCCGAACAGATCGCGATATGCGCCCCGATCGGAGGCCGGTCCACTGTCACAACCATCAGCATCATCGCCGCTGGTGCTGCTGCTCGCGCTATCGGATCTGGTTGCCGTACCTGTGTTCTCGTCATTGCCGCTGCCGCTGCCGCTGCCGCTGCCGCTGCCGCTGCCGCTGCCGCTGCCGC
The nucleotide sequence above comes from Rhodococcoides fascians A25f. Encoded proteins:
- a CDS encoding iron-siderophore ABC transporter substrate-binding protein — translated: MFSAPTAGRSVRRFSALSALAVSVLVVGACGSSDTADTQNADGGDFASVTIDSALGQAVITEKPERIVTLGQGSAETAIALGTVPVGVEEYSWGADDTGYLPWVHDAVTDLGAELPQQFTGGTELNIEAVAALEPDLILAPWSGITQDQFDKLSAFAPVVAYEEQPWTTTWEDQITVIGKAMGEEEKAAEEIDKIESRFADAAAQHPEYADVSFSYIYNTGPGTLGVFLADEQRVAMVRGLGLQVDPVVNTLDETEGTDSSVIGLENANLLNDSDLIFTFYSDPQNRTDTENQPAYKQIPAVSRGSVVAPTDQSFVTGSSIINPLTVPWALERYVPMIDEAVAKLDAGTSSVN